In the genome of Neodiprion pinetum isolate iyNeoPine1 chromosome 2, iyNeoPine1.2, whole genome shotgun sequence, one region contains:
- the RpL9 gene encoding large ribosomal subunit protein uL6, producing MKQIVTNQTVKIPEGLTVSVKSRTVTVKGPRGVLKRSFKHLALDIHMVNPRLLKVEKWFGTKKELAAVRTVCSHIENLLKGVTKGYQYKMRAVYAHFPINCVTTENNTVIEIRNFLGEKFIRRVKMANGVTVANSAKQKDELILEGNSLEDVSRSAALIQQSTTVKNKDIRKFLDGLYVSEKTTVVQDAE from the exons ATGAAGCAGATCGTCACcaaccaaacagtcaaaatcCCTGAGGGATTGACTGTCTCCGTGAAGTCGCGGACAGTCACTGTCAAGGGACCACGAGGTGTCTTGAAACGATCTTTCAAACACTTGGCACTTGACATTCAC ATGGTAAACCCGAGGCTATTGAAAGTTGAGAAATGGTTTGGAACCAAAAAGGAGCTGGCTGCTGTGCGCACCGTCTGCTCGCACATTGAAAACTTGTTGAAGGGTGTGACTAAAGGGTACCAGTACAAAATGCGTGCAGTATATGCCCATTTCCCCATAAACTGCGTCACGACAGAAAACAACACTGTAAttgaaattcgtaatttcCTTGGTGAGAAATTCATCCGACGAGTCAAGATGGCTAACGGTGTCACTGTAGCTAACTCGGCCAAACAAAAGGATGAACTAATTCTGGAAGGAAATTCTTTGGAAGATGTTTCCAGATCTG CTGCACTAATCCAGCAATCCACGACCGTGAAAAATAAGGATATCAGAAAATTCTTGGACGGTCTATATGTTTCTGAGAAAACCACAGTTGTACAAGATGCCGAATAA
- the BORCS7 gene encoding BLOC-1-related complex subunit 7: protein MASASSTSARSLFVDSKMRLADRVQVNVNNIASLARQIQRGSRSSEILMHSMKNFTPQEHTLENSDTYLRKLLLMTAHYEYQLDAIEKSCIKLEEVTEQARAMQR from the exons ATGGCCTCAGCATCTAGTACAAGTGCTCGAAGCCTGTTCGTTGATTCCAAAATGAGGTTAGCTGATCGAGTGCAAGTTAACGTCAATAACATAGCTTCGTTAGCGAGGCAAATACAACGAGGATCACGCAGTAGCGAG ATTTTAATGCATTCTATGAAGAACTTTACTCCACAAGAACATACATTGGAGAATTCGGACACATATTTGAGAAAGCTTCTCCTCATGACTGCTCACTACGAATATCAACTAGACGCTATTGAGAAGAGTTGCATAAAGCTAGAAGAAGTCACTGAACAAGCACGTGCCATGCAAAGATGA